The following are encoded in a window of Gossypium raimondii isolate GPD5lz chromosome 13, ASM2569854v1, whole genome shotgun sequence genomic DNA:
- the LOC105784318 gene encoding uncharacterized protein LOC105784318, protein MGWIEENMKSTHIRQILSQAISLGMVISSALIIWKGLICITGSESPVVVVLSGSMKPGFKRVHEQRDSKEADILTKGDANLYDDRMLYTSSNRWLQQKYIMGRAVGKDPITFTYAYLRACRSQICGSNSKPCSKVFL, encoded by the exons ATGGGGTGgattgaagaaaatatgaaatcaaCTCATATTAGACAAATTCTCTCTCAAGCCATCAGCCTCG GAATGGTTATTTCATCGGCACTGATAATATGGAAAGGATTGATTTGCATTACTGGGAGCGAGTCGCCGGTGGTGGTTGTGCTATCTGGGAGTATGAAACCCGGTTTCAAACGA GTTCATGAGCAGCGAGATAGCAAAGAAGCTGATATACTCACTAAAG GAGACGCTAATCTCTACGATGACAGAATGTTGTACACATCTAGTAATCGTTGGTTGCAACAAAAATACATCATGGGCAGAGCTGTTGG AAAGGATCCCATAACGTTCACTTATGCTTACCTGAG AGCATGTAGGAGCCAAATTTGCGGTTCAAATTCGAAGCCATGCTCAAAAGTTTTTCTCTAA
- the LOC105783811 gene encoding reactive Intermediate Deaminase A, chloroplastic, with product MAWCSLRSIHVPTVDVGLLRTRSPLAAVGGVVAGSSFLRSSSRNGSPFACLSLSTSPGIKEAVATDKAPAALGPYSQAIKANNLLFVSGVLGLIPETGKFISDSVEDQTEQVLKNMGEILKASGADYSSVVKTTIMLADLKDFKKVNEIYAKYFPSPAPARSTYQVAALPLDAKIEIECIAALKA from the exons ATGGCCTGGTGTAGTTTAAGGTCTATTCACGTTCCAACCGTCGATGTCGGATTACTACGCACTCGCTCCCCGTTAGCCGCTGTCGGTGGAGTCGTTGCCGGCTCTTCATTTTTGCGATCTTCCTCCAGAAATGGCTCTCCTTTTGCTTGCTTAAGCCTATCCACTTCTCCTG GGATTAAGGAGGCTGTGGCAACTGACAAAGCTCCAGCAGCATTGGGACCATATTCTCAGGCCATCAAGGCCAATAATCTTCTCTTTGTCTCCGGTGTTCTCGGTCTTATTCCAGAG ACTGGAAAGTTCATCTCAGACAGTGTAGAGGATCAAACCGAGCAG GTACTGAAAAATATGGGAGAAATACTGAAAGCTAGTGGTGCTGACTATTCCTCTGTGGTTAAGACGACAATTAt GCTAGCTGACTTGAAAGACTTCAAGAAAGTAAATGAGATCTATGCTAAAT ACTTTCCTTCACCAGCACCGGCACGTTCGACATATCAGGTAGCTGCATTGCCATTGGATGCCAAGATTGAAATTGAATGCATTGCGGCACTCAAGGCATGA